In Carassius gibelio isolate Cgi1373 ecotype wild population from Czech Republic chromosome B13, carGib1.2-hapl.c, whole genome shotgun sequence, one genomic interval encodes:
- the letm1 gene encoding mitochondrial proton/calcium exchanger protein isoform X4, which yields MASILLTRSRTHLLKTSRSLKNEYRKGKLSESTCFNCTALRLATNSCGVLGGGVWPHAASVLYLDNSSALQRRLSGSPRLYCAILVPDPALPIHTHSTNPSTLTWPQNTQVRWLHTTGRLHDDSKVERSLRSLKDRNIKLEEGGPVYSPTVDAEPVRRTIRQRVIDEVKHYYHGFRLLWMDTTITVRMLWRVLNGHILSRRERRQFLRTCADVFRLLPFLVFIIVPFMEFLLPVALKLFPNMLPSTFETQSKKEERLKKELRVKLEMAKFLQDTIEEIALRNKAAKGNVTEEFSTFFQKIRDSGERPSNEQIIRFSKLFEDELTLDNLTRPQLVALCKLLELQSIGTNNFLRFQLIMKLRAIRADDKLIAEEGVDSLNVNELQAACRVRGMRALGVTEERLREQLKQWLELHLNQHIPTSLLLLSRAMFLPDTLSPADQLKTTLQNLPEIVTKEAQVKVAELDFSKVDNKTKLEATLQEEAAIQQENRERELERLADAAEKEKEQAAREAEVVEMEAERRVDAEHALSSVDVAIHSETLRDTAPVLEGIKGEEITKEEIDMLSDACTKLKEQKNLLTKEKEELEDLKDDVQEYSEDLEEIKRELSRTGQEKVVEESKASQLLSKRVNRMISRMDKIITELEKDKIVLDGQMDSETTPPIGENLISINELIGVMKQIQNIPEHKLLSIAEALDENKDGKIDIDDVLKVVELIDKEDIDISTNQVAEIMVMLQKEEKLLEKEKAKEKVEKEQAAKIQN from the exons GAAAGTTATCAGAAAGCACATGCTTTAACTGCACTGCACTGCGGTTGGCCACAAACAG TTGTGGTGTTCTTGGGGGCGGTGTCTGGCCCCATGCAGCATCTGTCCTGTACCTTGACAATTCCTCAGCACTTCAGCGCCGCTTGTCCGGATCACCTCGTCTGTACTGTGCCATCTTAGTACCTGACCCTGCCCTGCCTATCCACACCCACTCCACGAACCCCAGTACGCTAACCTGGCCACAGAACACCCAAGTCCGATGGCTACATACTACAGGCCGTCTCCATGATGATTCGAAGGTAGAACGTTCTTTACGTTCACTGAAGGATCGGAATATAAAGCTTGAGGAGGGTGGACCAGTGTACAGCCCGACGGTAGATGCCGAGCCTGTGAGACGGACAATACGTCAACGTGTGATTGATGAGGTGAAGCATTACTATCACGGGTTCCGCCTACTATGGATGGATACGACTATTACGGTACGGATGCTGTGGAGAGTGCTGAATGGACACATTCTGTCACGCCGAGAGAGGAGACAG TTCCTGAGGACGTGTGCAGATGTCTTCCGGCTTCTGCCCTTTCTGGTCTTTATCATCGTTCCATTTATGGAGTTTCTGCTTCCTGTTGCACTGAAACTTTTCCCTAACATGTTGCCGTCCACCTTTGAGACACAGTCCAAAAAG GAGGAAAGACTAAAGAAGGAGCTGAGAGTGAAGTTAGAGATGGCCAAGTTCTTGCAGGACACAATTGAGGAGATTGCACTAAGAAACAAAGCAGCCAAAGGCAACGTTACCGAGGAGTTCTCCACTTTCTTTCAGAAG ATCCGTGACTCGGGAGAAAGACCCAGTAATGAGCAGATCATACGTTTCTCTAAGCTGTTTGAAGATGAACTGACTTTAGATAACCTGACACGGCCGCAGCTGGTGGCTCTGTGCAAGCTTCTGGAGCTGCAGTCCATCGGCACCAACAATTTCTTGCGCTTTCAGCTCATCATGAAACTCAGAGCCATCCGTGCAGACGACAAG CTGATAGCAGAGGAAGGAGTGGACAGTCTGAATGTGAATGAGCTGCAGGCAGCGTGTCGTGTGAGAGGGATGAGAGCTCTGGGGGTGACGGAGGAGAGACTCAGAGAGCAGCTTAAACAG TGGTTGGAGCTTCACCTCAATCAGCACATCCCcacatctctgctgctgctgtcccGAGCTATGTTCCTGCCAGACACGCTGTCCCCTGCGGACCAGCTTAAAACCACACTACAGAACCTGCCAGAGATTGTG ACTAAAGAGGCGCAGGTGAAGGTGGCAGAGCTGGACTTCTCTAAAGTGGATAACAAAACCAAGCTGGAGGCCACGCTGCAGGAAGAGGCAGCTATCCAGCAGGAAAACAGAGAGCGGGAGCTGGAGAGACTGGCGGATGCTGCAGAGAAAGAAAAGGAGCAGGCCGCACGG gaggctgaggtggtgGAGATGGAAGCAGAACGACGGGTGGATGCAGAGCATGCTCTCTCCAGTGTAGACGTGGCCATCCATTCAGAAACACTACGAGATACTGCACCAGTGCTGGAGGGCATTAAG GGGGAGGAGATCACGAAGGAAGAGATTGACATGCTGAGTGACGCCTGCACCAAACTGAAGGAGCAGAAGAATCTCCTCACCAAAGAGAAAGAGGAGCTGGAGGACCTGAAGGATGACGTGCAGGAGTACAGTGAG GACCTAGAGGAGATCAAGCGAGAGCTGTCCAGAACAGGACAGGAGAAAGTGGTGGAGGAGTCTAAAGCAAGCCAACTTCTGTCGAAGCGGGTCAACCGCATGATTAGCAGAATGGATAAGATCATCACTGAGCTGGAGAAGGACAAGATTGTtctagatggacagatggacagtgAGACCACACCGCCAATTGG GGAGAACCTGATAAGCATCAACGAGCTCATTGGAGTCATGAAGCAGATCCAGAACATCCCTGAACACAAGCTGCTCAGCATCGCAGAAGCACTCGATGAAAACAAAGATGGCAAGATAGACATTGATGACGTCTTAAAG GTGGTAGAGCTGATCGATAAGGAGGACATCGATATCTCCACCAACCAGGTGGCAGAGATCATGGTGATGCTGCAGAAGGAGGAGAAGCTGttggagaaagagaaagccaaAGAGAAGGTTGAGAAGGAGCAGGCAGCTAAAATCCAAAACTAG
- the letm1 gene encoding mitochondrial proton/calcium exchanger protein isoform X2: MASILLTRSRTHLLKTSRSLKNEYRKGKLSESTCFNCTALRLATNSCGVLGGGVWPHAASVLYLDNSSALQRRLSGSPRLYCAILVPDPALPIHTHSTNPSTLTWPQNTQVRWLHTTGRLHDDSKVERSLRSLKDRNIKLEEGGPVYSPTVDAEPVRRTIRQRVIDEVKHYYHGFRLLWMDTTITVRMLWRVLNGHILSRRERRQFLRTCADVFRLLPFLVFIIVPFMEFLLPVALKLFPNMLPSTFETQSKKEERLKKELRVKLEMAKFLQDTIEEIALRNKAAKGNVTEEFSTFFQKIRDSGERPSNEQIIRFSKLFEDELTLDNLTRPQLVALCKLLELQSIGTNNFLRFQLIMKLRAIRADDKLIAEEGVDSLNVNELQAACRVRGMRALGVTEERLREQLKQWLELHLNQHIPTSLLLLSRAMFLPDTLSPADQLKTTLQNLPEIVTKEAQVKVAELDFSKVDNKTKLEATLQEEAAIQQENRERELERLADAAEKEKEQAAREAEVVEMEAERRVDAEHALSSVDVAIHSETLRDTAPVLEGIKGEEITKEEIDMLSDACTKLKEQKNLLTKEKEELEDLKDDVQEYSEDLEEIKRELSRTGQEKVVEESKASQLLSKRVNRMISRMDKIITELEKDKIVLDGQMDSETTPPIGLFFEKHSDLPRENLISINELIGVMKQIQNIPEHKLLSIAEALDENKDGKIDIDDVLKVVELIDKEDIDISTNQVAEIMVMLQKEEKLLEKEKAKEKVEKEQAAKIQN; encoded by the exons GAAAGTTATCAGAAAGCACATGCTTTAACTGCACTGCACTGCGGTTGGCCACAAACAG TTGTGGTGTTCTTGGGGGCGGTGTCTGGCCCCATGCAGCATCTGTCCTGTACCTTGACAATTCCTCAGCACTTCAGCGCCGCTTGTCCGGATCACCTCGTCTGTACTGTGCCATCTTAGTACCTGACCCTGCCCTGCCTATCCACACCCACTCCACGAACCCCAGTACGCTAACCTGGCCACAGAACACCCAAGTCCGATGGCTACATACTACAGGCCGTCTCCATGATGATTCGAAGGTAGAACGTTCTTTACGTTCACTGAAGGATCGGAATATAAAGCTTGAGGAGGGTGGACCAGTGTACAGCCCGACGGTAGATGCCGAGCCTGTGAGACGGACAATACGTCAACGTGTGATTGATGAGGTGAAGCATTACTATCACGGGTTCCGCCTACTATGGATGGATACGACTATTACGGTACGGATGCTGTGGAGAGTGCTGAATGGACACATTCTGTCACGCCGAGAGAGGAGACAG TTCCTGAGGACGTGTGCAGATGTCTTCCGGCTTCTGCCCTTTCTGGTCTTTATCATCGTTCCATTTATGGAGTTTCTGCTTCCTGTTGCACTGAAACTTTTCCCTAACATGTTGCCGTCCACCTTTGAGACACAGTCCAAAAAG GAGGAAAGACTAAAGAAGGAGCTGAGAGTGAAGTTAGAGATGGCCAAGTTCTTGCAGGACACAATTGAGGAGATTGCACTAAGAAACAAAGCAGCCAAAGGCAACGTTACCGAGGAGTTCTCCACTTTCTTTCAGAAG ATCCGTGACTCGGGAGAAAGACCCAGTAATGAGCAGATCATACGTTTCTCTAAGCTGTTTGAAGATGAACTGACTTTAGATAACCTGACACGGCCGCAGCTGGTGGCTCTGTGCAAGCTTCTGGAGCTGCAGTCCATCGGCACCAACAATTTCTTGCGCTTTCAGCTCATCATGAAACTCAGAGCCATCCGTGCAGACGACAAG CTGATAGCAGAGGAAGGAGTGGACAGTCTGAATGTGAATGAGCTGCAGGCAGCGTGTCGTGTGAGAGGGATGAGAGCTCTGGGGGTGACGGAGGAGAGACTCAGAGAGCAGCTTAAACAG TGGTTGGAGCTTCACCTCAATCAGCACATCCCcacatctctgctgctgctgtcccGAGCTATGTTCCTGCCAGACACGCTGTCCCCTGCGGACCAGCTTAAAACCACACTACAGAACCTGCCAGAGATTGTG ACTAAAGAGGCGCAGGTGAAGGTGGCAGAGCTGGACTTCTCTAAAGTGGATAACAAAACCAAGCTGGAGGCCACGCTGCAGGAAGAGGCAGCTATCCAGCAGGAAAACAGAGAGCGGGAGCTGGAGAGACTGGCGGATGCTGCAGAGAAAGAAAAGGAGCAGGCCGCACGG gaggctgaggtggtgGAGATGGAAGCAGAACGACGGGTGGATGCAGAGCATGCTCTCTCCAGTGTAGACGTGGCCATCCATTCAGAAACACTACGAGATACTGCACCAGTGCTGGAGGGCATTAAG GGGGAGGAGATCACGAAGGAAGAGATTGACATGCTGAGTGACGCCTGCACCAAACTGAAGGAGCAGAAGAATCTCCTCACCAAAGAGAAAGAGGAGCTGGAGGACCTGAAGGATGACGTGCAGGAGTACAGTGAG GACCTAGAGGAGATCAAGCGAGAGCTGTCCAGAACAGGACAGGAGAAAGTGGTGGAGGAGTCTAAAGCAAGCCAACTTCTGTCGAAGCGGGTCAACCGCATGATTAGCAGAATGGATAAGATCATCACTGAGCTGGAGAAGGACAAGATTGTtctagatggacagatggacagtgAGACCACACCGCCAATTGG atTGTTCTTTGAGAAACATAGTGACTTGCCAAG GGAGAACCTGATAAGCATCAACGAGCTCATTGGAGTCATGAAGCAGATCCAGAACATCCCTGAACACAAGCTGCTCAGCATCGCAGAAGCACTCGATGAAAACAAAGATGGCAAGATAGACATTGATGACGTCTTAAAG GTGGTAGAGCTGATCGATAAGGAGGACATCGATATCTCCACCAACCAGGTGGCAGAGATCATGGTGATGCTGCAGAAGGAGGAGAAGCTGttggagaaagagaaagccaaAGAGAAGGTTGAGAAGGAGCAGGCAGCTAAAATCCAAAACTAG
- the letm1 gene encoding mitochondrial proton/calcium exchanger protein isoform X3, whose translation MASILLTRSRTHLLKTSRSLKNEYRKGKLSESTCFNCTALRLATNSSCGVLGGGVWPHAASVLYLDNSSALQRRLSGSPRLYCAILVPDPALPIHTHSTNPSTLTWPQNTQVRWLHTTGRLHDDSKVERSLRSLKDRNIKLEEGGPVYSPTVDAEPVRRTIRQRVIDEVKHYYHGFRLLWMDTTITVRMLWRVLNGHILSRRERRQFLRTCADVFRLLPFLVFIIVPFMEFLLPVALKLFPNMLPSTFETQSKKEERLKKELRVKLEMAKFLQDTIEEIALRNKAAKGNVTEEFSTFFQKIRDSGERPSNEQIIRFSKLFEDELTLDNLTRPQLVALCKLLELQSIGTNNFLRFQLIMKLRAIRADDKLIAEEGVDSLNVNELQAACRVRGMRALGVTEERLREQLKQWLELHLNQHIPTSLLLLSRAMFLPDTLSPADQLKTTLQNLPEIVTKEAQVKVAELDFSKVDNKTKLEATLQEEAAIQQENRERELERLADAAEKEKEQAAREAEVVEMEAERRVDAEHALSSVDVAIHSETLRDTAPVLEGIKGEEITKEEIDMLSDACTKLKEQKNLLTKEKEELEDLKDDVQEYSEDLEEIKRELSRTGQEKVVEESKASQLLSKRVNRMISRMDKIITELEKDKIVLDGQMDSETTPPIGENLISINELIGVMKQIQNIPEHKLLSIAEALDENKDGKIDIDDVLKVVELIDKEDIDISTNQVAEIMVMLQKEEKLLEKEKAKEKVEKEQAAKIQN comes from the exons GAAAGTTATCAGAAAGCACATGCTTTAACTGCACTGCACTGCGGTTGGCCACAAACAG CAGTTGTGGTGTTCTTGGGGGCGGTGTCTGGCCCCATGCAGCATCTGTCCTGTACCTTGACAATTCCTCAGCACTTCAGCGCCGCTTGTCCGGATCACCTCGTCTGTACTGTGCCATCTTAGTACCTGACCCTGCCCTGCCTATCCACACCCACTCCACGAACCCCAGTACGCTAACCTGGCCACAGAACACCCAAGTCCGATGGCTACATACTACAGGCCGTCTCCATGATGATTCGAAGGTAGAACGTTCTTTACGTTCACTGAAGGATCGGAATATAAAGCTTGAGGAGGGTGGACCAGTGTACAGCCCGACGGTAGATGCCGAGCCTGTGAGACGGACAATACGTCAACGTGTGATTGATGAGGTGAAGCATTACTATCACGGGTTCCGCCTACTATGGATGGATACGACTATTACGGTACGGATGCTGTGGAGAGTGCTGAATGGACACATTCTGTCACGCCGAGAGAGGAGACAG TTCCTGAGGACGTGTGCAGATGTCTTCCGGCTTCTGCCCTTTCTGGTCTTTATCATCGTTCCATTTATGGAGTTTCTGCTTCCTGTTGCACTGAAACTTTTCCCTAACATGTTGCCGTCCACCTTTGAGACACAGTCCAAAAAG GAGGAAAGACTAAAGAAGGAGCTGAGAGTGAAGTTAGAGATGGCCAAGTTCTTGCAGGACACAATTGAGGAGATTGCACTAAGAAACAAAGCAGCCAAAGGCAACGTTACCGAGGAGTTCTCCACTTTCTTTCAGAAG ATCCGTGACTCGGGAGAAAGACCCAGTAATGAGCAGATCATACGTTTCTCTAAGCTGTTTGAAGATGAACTGACTTTAGATAACCTGACACGGCCGCAGCTGGTGGCTCTGTGCAAGCTTCTGGAGCTGCAGTCCATCGGCACCAACAATTTCTTGCGCTTTCAGCTCATCATGAAACTCAGAGCCATCCGTGCAGACGACAAG CTGATAGCAGAGGAAGGAGTGGACAGTCTGAATGTGAATGAGCTGCAGGCAGCGTGTCGTGTGAGAGGGATGAGAGCTCTGGGGGTGACGGAGGAGAGACTCAGAGAGCAGCTTAAACAG TGGTTGGAGCTTCACCTCAATCAGCACATCCCcacatctctgctgctgctgtcccGAGCTATGTTCCTGCCAGACACGCTGTCCCCTGCGGACCAGCTTAAAACCACACTACAGAACCTGCCAGAGATTGTG ACTAAAGAGGCGCAGGTGAAGGTGGCAGAGCTGGACTTCTCTAAAGTGGATAACAAAACCAAGCTGGAGGCCACGCTGCAGGAAGAGGCAGCTATCCAGCAGGAAAACAGAGAGCGGGAGCTGGAGAGACTGGCGGATGCTGCAGAGAAAGAAAAGGAGCAGGCCGCACGG gaggctgaggtggtgGAGATGGAAGCAGAACGACGGGTGGATGCAGAGCATGCTCTCTCCAGTGTAGACGTGGCCATCCATTCAGAAACACTACGAGATACTGCACCAGTGCTGGAGGGCATTAAG GGGGAGGAGATCACGAAGGAAGAGATTGACATGCTGAGTGACGCCTGCACCAAACTGAAGGAGCAGAAGAATCTCCTCACCAAAGAGAAAGAGGAGCTGGAGGACCTGAAGGATGACGTGCAGGAGTACAGTGAG GACCTAGAGGAGATCAAGCGAGAGCTGTCCAGAACAGGACAGGAGAAAGTGGTGGAGGAGTCTAAAGCAAGCCAACTTCTGTCGAAGCGGGTCAACCGCATGATTAGCAGAATGGATAAGATCATCACTGAGCTGGAGAAGGACAAGATTGTtctagatggacagatggacagtgAGACCACACCGCCAATTGG GGAGAACCTGATAAGCATCAACGAGCTCATTGGAGTCATGAAGCAGATCCAGAACATCCCTGAACACAAGCTGCTCAGCATCGCAGAAGCACTCGATGAAAACAAAGATGGCAAGATAGACATTGATGACGTCTTAAAG GTGGTAGAGCTGATCGATAAGGAGGACATCGATATCTCCACCAACCAGGTGGCAGAGATCATGGTGATGCTGCAGAAGGAGGAGAAGCTGttggagaaagagaaagccaaAGAGAAGGTTGAGAAGGAGCAGGCAGCTAAAATCCAAAACTAG
- the letm1 gene encoding mitochondrial proton/calcium exchanger protein isoform X1 — MASILLTRSRTHLLKTSRSLKNEYRKGKLSESTCFNCTALRLATNSSCGVLGGGVWPHAASVLYLDNSSALQRRLSGSPRLYCAILVPDPALPIHTHSTNPSTLTWPQNTQVRWLHTTGRLHDDSKVERSLRSLKDRNIKLEEGGPVYSPTVDAEPVRRTIRQRVIDEVKHYYHGFRLLWMDTTITVRMLWRVLNGHILSRRERRQFLRTCADVFRLLPFLVFIIVPFMEFLLPVALKLFPNMLPSTFETQSKKEERLKKELRVKLEMAKFLQDTIEEIALRNKAAKGNVTEEFSTFFQKIRDSGERPSNEQIIRFSKLFEDELTLDNLTRPQLVALCKLLELQSIGTNNFLRFQLIMKLRAIRADDKLIAEEGVDSLNVNELQAACRVRGMRALGVTEERLREQLKQWLELHLNQHIPTSLLLLSRAMFLPDTLSPADQLKTTLQNLPEIVTKEAQVKVAELDFSKVDNKTKLEATLQEEAAIQQENRERELERLADAAEKEKEQAAREAEVVEMEAERRVDAEHALSSVDVAIHSETLRDTAPVLEGIKGEEITKEEIDMLSDACTKLKEQKNLLTKEKEELEDLKDDVQEYSEDLEEIKRELSRTGQEKVVEESKASQLLSKRVNRMISRMDKIITELEKDKIVLDGQMDSETTPPIGLFFEKHSDLPRENLISINELIGVMKQIQNIPEHKLLSIAEALDENKDGKIDIDDVLKVVELIDKEDIDISTNQVAEIMVMLQKEEKLLEKEKAKEKVEKEQAAKIQN, encoded by the exons GAAAGTTATCAGAAAGCACATGCTTTAACTGCACTGCACTGCGGTTGGCCACAAACAG CAGTTGTGGTGTTCTTGGGGGCGGTGTCTGGCCCCATGCAGCATCTGTCCTGTACCTTGACAATTCCTCAGCACTTCAGCGCCGCTTGTCCGGATCACCTCGTCTGTACTGTGCCATCTTAGTACCTGACCCTGCCCTGCCTATCCACACCCACTCCACGAACCCCAGTACGCTAACCTGGCCACAGAACACCCAAGTCCGATGGCTACATACTACAGGCCGTCTCCATGATGATTCGAAGGTAGAACGTTCTTTACGTTCACTGAAGGATCGGAATATAAAGCTTGAGGAGGGTGGACCAGTGTACAGCCCGACGGTAGATGCCGAGCCTGTGAGACGGACAATACGTCAACGTGTGATTGATGAGGTGAAGCATTACTATCACGGGTTCCGCCTACTATGGATGGATACGACTATTACGGTACGGATGCTGTGGAGAGTGCTGAATGGACACATTCTGTCACGCCGAGAGAGGAGACAG TTCCTGAGGACGTGTGCAGATGTCTTCCGGCTTCTGCCCTTTCTGGTCTTTATCATCGTTCCATTTATGGAGTTTCTGCTTCCTGTTGCACTGAAACTTTTCCCTAACATGTTGCCGTCCACCTTTGAGACACAGTCCAAAAAG GAGGAAAGACTAAAGAAGGAGCTGAGAGTGAAGTTAGAGATGGCCAAGTTCTTGCAGGACACAATTGAGGAGATTGCACTAAGAAACAAAGCAGCCAAAGGCAACGTTACCGAGGAGTTCTCCACTTTCTTTCAGAAG ATCCGTGACTCGGGAGAAAGACCCAGTAATGAGCAGATCATACGTTTCTCTAAGCTGTTTGAAGATGAACTGACTTTAGATAACCTGACACGGCCGCAGCTGGTGGCTCTGTGCAAGCTTCTGGAGCTGCAGTCCATCGGCACCAACAATTTCTTGCGCTTTCAGCTCATCATGAAACTCAGAGCCATCCGTGCAGACGACAAG CTGATAGCAGAGGAAGGAGTGGACAGTCTGAATGTGAATGAGCTGCAGGCAGCGTGTCGTGTGAGAGGGATGAGAGCTCTGGGGGTGACGGAGGAGAGACTCAGAGAGCAGCTTAAACAG TGGTTGGAGCTTCACCTCAATCAGCACATCCCcacatctctgctgctgctgtcccGAGCTATGTTCCTGCCAGACACGCTGTCCCCTGCGGACCAGCTTAAAACCACACTACAGAACCTGCCAGAGATTGTG ACTAAAGAGGCGCAGGTGAAGGTGGCAGAGCTGGACTTCTCTAAAGTGGATAACAAAACCAAGCTGGAGGCCACGCTGCAGGAAGAGGCAGCTATCCAGCAGGAAAACAGAGAGCGGGAGCTGGAGAGACTGGCGGATGCTGCAGAGAAAGAAAAGGAGCAGGCCGCACGG gaggctgaggtggtgGAGATGGAAGCAGAACGACGGGTGGATGCAGAGCATGCTCTCTCCAGTGTAGACGTGGCCATCCATTCAGAAACACTACGAGATACTGCACCAGTGCTGGAGGGCATTAAG GGGGAGGAGATCACGAAGGAAGAGATTGACATGCTGAGTGACGCCTGCACCAAACTGAAGGAGCAGAAGAATCTCCTCACCAAAGAGAAAGAGGAGCTGGAGGACCTGAAGGATGACGTGCAGGAGTACAGTGAG GACCTAGAGGAGATCAAGCGAGAGCTGTCCAGAACAGGACAGGAGAAAGTGGTGGAGGAGTCTAAAGCAAGCCAACTTCTGTCGAAGCGGGTCAACCGCATGATTAGCAGAATGGATAAGATCATCACTGAGCTGGAGAAGGACAAGATTGTtctagatggacagatggacagtgAGACCACACCGCCAATTGG atTGTTCTTTGAGAAACATAGTGACTTGCCAAG GGAGAACCTGATAAGCATCAACGAGCTCATTGGAGTCATGAAGCAGATCCAGAACATCCCTGAACACAAGCTGCTCAGCATCGCAGAAGCACTCGATGAAAACAAAGATGGCAAGATAGACATTGATGACGTCTTAAAG GTGGTAGAGCTGATCGATAAGGAGGACATCGATATCTCCACCAACCAGGTGGCAGAGATCATGGTGATGCTGCAGAAGGAGGAGAAGCTGttggagaaagagaaagccaaAGAGAAGGTTGAGAAGGAGCAGGCAGCTAAAATCCAAAACTAG